A region of the bacterium genome:
CCCGCTTTCACAGCGGCTATTCCTGTTTCGCCGGGGTGGGTGAACGGACCCGGGAGGGCAATGACCTCTGGCTGGAAATGCAGGAAGCCGGCGTGATCAATATGCAGGACTTGTCGCAGAGCAAGGTGTCCATGGTGTTCGGGCAGATGAACGAACCGCCGGGCGCCCGCCAGCGCGTCGGCCTGTCGGCGTTGACCCTGGCCGAGTATTTCCGCGATGTGGAGCACAAGGACGTGCTGCTGTTCATCGACAACATCTTCCGTTTCACCCAGGCCGGCTCCGAGGTGTCCGCTCTGCTCGGACGCATGCCGTCGGCCGTGGGCTATCAGCCCACGTTGGCCACCGAGATGGGTCAATTGCAGGAACGCATCACCTCCACCAAGACCGGTTCGATCACCTCGGTTCAGGCCATCTATGTGCCGGCCGATGACCTGACCGATCCGGCGCCGGCCACCACCTTCAGCCATCTCGATGCGACCACGGTGCTGAGCCGCCAGCTGGCGGAGATGAGCATCTACCCAGCGGTGGATCCGCTGGATTCCACCTCGCGCATCCTCGATCCGCGCGTAGTCGGCGAGGAACATTATCGCGTGGCGCGCACCGTGCAGAAGATTCTGCAGAAATACAAAGATCTGCAGGACATCATCGCCATTCTCGGCATGGAAGAGCTTTCTGAGGAAGACAAACTGACCGTGAACCGTGCCCGCCGTATCCAGCGGTTTCTGTCGCAGCCGTTCTTTGTTGCGGAAAAGTTTTCCAGCTTTAAAGGCCGCTATGTGAAATTGGAGGACACCATACGCGGCTTTAGCGAGATCATTGAGGGCAAGCACGATGACCTGCCCGAACAGGCGTTCTGGATGGTGGGCGATATCGACGAAGCAGTGGTAAAAGCCAAGCAGATGCGCGAAGCCTAACTCCGGTGACGGGCCGGCCAGCAAAGCGGCCTGGACCGCCATTGCGATCCTAACCCAATTATAGATATTATGGAAAAATTATTCAAGCTTGAAATTATCACGCCCCAGCGAGTGGTTTTCTCCAGCCTGGTGCGCCAGGTTCAGGCGCCGGGCATCGGCGGCCGTTTCGGCATCCTCTACAACCACACTCCGTTCCTGACCACGCTGCAGATCGGCGCTATCGAGGTGGATACCGAGGAGGGCAAAAAATGGTTCGCCACCAGTGGCGGGTTCGCCGAGGTGATGGAGAACAAGATGTCGATTTTGGTGGAAACCGCTGAGGAGGCCGGCGAGATCGACGTGCAAAGGGCCCAGGCTGCCCGCGAACGCGCCTGGAAACGGCTGCACGAAGAGAAAACCGCGGATATCGACCTTGCCAGAGCCCAGGCGGCTCTGGCACGCGCCATCAATCGATTGGCTGTGGCCGAACAACGGGCCCGAAGCTAGAAAGGAACCCTGCCGGCGCGTAATTATTCGCTTGACAGAGAATAAAAATATCTTTAATATTATTTCAAATAGGAATTCGGCGCTAAACACCCTTACGCGCCGTTTTCGCTTTGTGTGTGGAAAGGGCAGCGCATGAATCGATTCCGCTTTCATCCCGCGTTCTGCATCTGGCGTCGGGTTCCGATACTGCTTAGCCCTGGGGGGGTGGTTCTATTCCTTCTCCTGTTGATCGCCGTGCGCTCTAGCGCCTGGGCGCAAACGAGCCCTTCTCCTGAGATCCCCTTTGAAGAACGACTGCGCTACTATCTTGACGACAAAACCCGGGATGCGGTGCGCGACCTGTTGGCCCAGGAGCGTCAGGTGCTGCAACTGGTGCAAAACCTCCATGCGGAGATTAAGGCCCGCGGACCGGAAGGGCTGAATGCGGATCAGGCCGGCTTTCGTCAGATTTATGCTCACAGTGATACGCTGATACGTTCCTATCAGCAGGAGCTGGCGCGGCTGGTGGATGTCTATGACGATCTGCAAAAGCTGCAGCGAGTGGCGGACTACCGCGGCGATGAACGTCTGCTGAATCAGGTGGCTGACAGCAAACAGGAGCTGCTGGCCTCGGTGGATGATCCCGGCCTCTATAAGAAAGGAATCTATAGCAGCCGGCGCGTCGGCCGCATGCTGGATGAATACACCAGCGAATTGGATTCTCTGCTCAACATCTATGATGCGTTGGAACGGGCCCGGGGCCGCGCGCAACAGCAGAACAATGCGGACGCTCTGAACAGCATCAGCGAGCAGCAGAAGCGGCTGTTTCAGGTGTTCAGCGGCTGGAACAAACTGGGCCCCATGGCCGACACCACGATGCTGCGGCTGCGCAATGAAGCTCAATCCCTGAGTTTGGTCATGCAGCAGGTGGATTCACTGAAAGAGAGCCGCAACGCCCAGGAGGCTCGTCGGTTGGATGCGGTCAAATCCGCTCTACTCAACCGCGTCGATAAAAACCTCATCGACCTGCTGACCCACGCCGGCTATTCTCTCACCACCTATCCCACGGTTTCGGATTATATCGACGCTTGGAAAAAAGAGCGGTTGCTGGACGTCCGAACACGGCTGACTGAATATCAGATCATTCAAAAACGGTTGCTGGAAACCGCCACACTGGATCAGCGCGATCGCATGCTGCAGCGCGAACTCGGCAGCCTGGCGGTGAATTTCTCCACCGGCGAGTACCGGCTGGCCGAGTTCCAGATCGAGAGCATCAAAGCGCAATTCAGCCCCTATTATTCCTATTTTGTGCCGCTCAATTACTATCTGGCGGAATGCAAGTACCACCGCAAGGCCTATGATGCGGCGCGCGATCTCTATTCGGCCCTGGCCGCAGACACCGGCTCGAGCCGCTATCGCGCCGCCAGCCTGATCCGTCTGATGCAGTACGCCGCCACCTTTAATCTGCAGCAGGATTTTCTCACCCATTATGAACGGCTGCTCGAGGAACCGCAGGCCGACGCGCAGCAGCGGGCCTTCGCCCATTATATGGCGGCCAACCGGTTTTTCATCGACAACAATCTGGCCGCCTCCAGCCGCGCCATCGCCGCCATTCCTCGTTCTTCCGAGTACCATATGCCGGCTCAGATGTTGCTCGCTATTGTGCACTTGAATCAAAATGATTTCGCCAAGGCCATCCCTATTCTGCAATCGTTGACCGACGAGACCAGCTTTCCGTGGACTGATCTGCAGACCGCCTATCTCCGCAACACCGCGCTGTTGAAATTGGGCCTGATCTATTATCAGCGCGGCGAATTCCAAAACGCGCTATCCTATTTCGAACGAGTCTCGCAGGGTTTTGAGAACTATGATCAGGCGTTGATCGGACAGGCTTGGGCCAGCCTGCGCCTGGGCGATTACGACCGTTCCCTGGCGCGCTCCTCCCAGCTGCTCAATAATTTTCTCGCCTCTCAATTCACCTACGAGGCGCTGACCTTGGCCGGCCACTGCAAGCGGCTTCTGCAGCAGCCGCTGAGTGCTTTGAACGCCTATCGCTACATTGTGCGCAGTCAGAATGAGAAGGAGAAGAAACAAGCCTACAACCTGGAGCGCGAGACGGCGGCTGCCCACGAACGCGAACTGAACCGTTTGGAGAGCGAGGCTCTGGAGAAAAAACAGGTGGCCTTGTACACCGAGATCGAAAAGATCAAGGAACAGCTCAGCGGCCATCTGGAGGTGGTTAACAGCCGCACGGACAGCGGCAACCTGCTGCTGCAGGATTATTACGATGAACGGCTCGAGCTTTTCAACCAATTGGATGATCTGGAAGCGGTGATCGAAATCGCGGAACAGGAGGACCGGCCGGATCTGGCCGAGCAGGCTCGCAAACAGCTGGCGCGGATCGTCCGCGTGCTGGAAACCTATCGCTCTGACCAAGAGGTGGTGAACACCGCTTTTCTGCTCGATTTTCCTCTGGCCGACAAGGAGGCGAGCCGGGAGTATCAGCGCACCAATCTGACGGAAGTGGTTCGGGACCTGGAGTTGGAAAAACGTCGTCTGGAGCGCAACGTGGAACTGGTCTCAGAATATCAGCGGCTCAGCCGTAATAAGGGGGATGCCGGCAGCCGCAATGATCTGGACCTGCTCGAGACCGATCTCAGCCATCTCCGGGATCGTCTCAGCGTGCTGCGCAAAAGCGTGGCTGACGTCCGACCCGAACCTGTGGCGACCAATGCCGAGCTGTGGAACGACCTGGCCGGTTTCGGCCTGACCGACATCATTTACAAAGAGCGTTCAAGTCGTTTAAACACCATCGATCAGTATGCCGAACGATTGAAGGGCATCGAAGCGGTTTTGGCGGAACGTCGGAGCGAGATCGAGTCACGGCTGCAGGGCTATGAAAATGATATCCGTAGACTGCAGGACAGCCTGTTGTCCCGCAAGATCCAACTGGAGCAACTGGAACGGCAGACCTATTTTGACAAGTTTTATTTCGATAAGAAAGAGCAGGAGCAGGAAGGGTGGGAAGAGCAACTCAACCGGACGCAGACGCCCTAGCTTTTCTCCGCTGATTTGCAGACCCTGCTGTCGGCGATTACTCGTAGAACCGAGGCCATTGTGGTACCAGGACAATTCATCAGCCATGCAACGATGCGTCGCATTCTGATTCGGGCCTTGCTGCTGGGGTGCGCCCTTTGTGGACCAGGGCGGGCGGCCGACACCCGTAGCGCCAGCGATTCAGCCCGCGCGTTTCTTGCGATGCGTGATTCAGTCATTAAATCCTTTTCGCTGGAAGAGCTGGAGCGCTTTCGCAGTCATTATGCGCGCGAGATCACCCGGCTGCAGAACGAACGGCTGGAACTGCGCAAGCGCGGCATCCGCGACGGCGAACTGTTTTTGTCGCGCAAACCCGCCGGCAAATCAGGCGACAAGGTGATGATGCGTCTGGCCGAGCTGTATTATGAGCAAGCGCAGGATGATTATCAGCTGGAGATGCAAGAGTACGACCGTCTCTACGCTCTCTACGAACGCGGCCAGCGGACGACGCCGCCCACAGAGCCGCAGAAAAACATCAGCAAGGCGCTGGACCTCTATGTGTCGGTGGTGGAAAAATATCCCCACGGCGACCTGGTGGACGATGCGTTTTTCAATATCGGCTTTCTCCTGGAGGAGGCCGGTTTTGCCGACAGCAGCCGGGCGTTCTATGAAAAAGTGGTGAATGATTTTCCCCGCAGCAGCCTCATACCGGATGCGCTGATGCGGCTGGGGGAGTATTATTTTAATCCGCCGGTGAACGCGGTGGAGACCGCCATCACCTATTTCGAACGCATCCTTCCCTTCTACGACAGCCCGCGTTACAACGAAGCCCTGTATCGCCTCGGATGGTGTTACTACCGGATCAACGATTACCCGCGGGCGATCTCTTATTTCACCCGGCTCGCCGATGACATCGAAAAAGCCCGGCGGTTTGATCCGCAGCAGAAATTCACCAATCCCTCGTTGGTGGATGAATCCGTGGAATACATCGGCCTTTCGTTCCTGGATTACGGCGGCGCCGGCCGGGCGGCTGAATATCTGCAGAAAATCGGCGGCCGGGACTATGGCGTTCAGGTGCTCAAGCGCATCGGCGATGCCTACTTTAACGAAAAAGAGGACTATCCCAACGCTCTGCAGGCGTACACCCTGCTGCTGACGCTGTATCCCAACGACGCGCTGGCACCGGTGGTGCAGAACCGCATCGTGCAATGTCATCGCCGCTTGGAGGATCAGGCGCAGGCTTTTCGCAGCCGCGAGGTCCTGTACACCGCCTATCGAGAGGGCAGCGATTGGTGGAACCGGAATACGGACTCTGCGGTACGCAAACGGGCGCTGCTGCAGGTCGAGAGCGCGTTGCGCGACAATATCACCGTGCTGCTGAACCGCGGCCAGGAGACCGGCCAGATCGAATTCTTTCAGCAGGCGGTTTTGCAGAGCCGGAAATACTTGGACAGCTTTGCCGCCGACTCGAGCGCCGCGCTGATCCATTGGAACATGGCGTTGACCATGGACACCAAGCTCAAGCAGACGCAGCAGGCTTTCGATGAATATCTGCGGATCAGCAATCTGTATTGGAATTCGCCCTATCAGCGTTTCGCCGCCACCAATGCCGTGGCCCTGGCGCGCGACGCAGCGCTGGCGGAGATCGCCGACGCCGAACGGGCGGCGCAGCAGACCGTCTCCCTGGCGGATCTGCAAAAGGAGACTCAAAATCCCCAGGGAGTCAAGTTCCGCGAAAGGATGAAGCTCGAGCCTCGACAGCTCACGGCTGAGGAGCAACGGCTGGCTCAGGCCTATGACAATTATATCAAGCTGTTTCCGCACGATTCCGAGACGCCGGTCTTTCTCGCCAACGCCGGTGCACTCTATTATCATCGCCTTCAGTATAAAGAGGCTTTAAAGTATTTCAACCCTCTGCTGCGTCACTTTCCGGGCAGCGAAGAGTTCGCCCAGGCCCGCAGCGCCATTATGGAGAGTTATTTCGGCAAAGCGGACTTCCGCAGCGCGGAGATCATCGCCCGCCGCATCGCCAACAGCGATGCGTCTGAGGAGACTAAAACCCGGGCCCGCCGCCGTCTGGCGGAATCCATCTATCTGGCGGCGGAAATGCTGGCGGAGGATAACAAGCATCTAGAGGCGGGCAACGAGTACCGCCGGGTGGTCACCGAGGCGCCGAACAGCGCGTTCGCCGACCTCGCGCTGTTCAATGCAGCGCTGGAATACGACAAGGCCAATGAGTATAACCGGGCGATCGAAACCTATGGAACGTTGCTGACGACGCAGCCCAAATCGGCCTATGTGCTTGATGCGCAGAACAACCTGGCCTTCGACTATGTGGAGGTGCGCGATTATCGCAACGCCGCCCTGACTTACGAACGCCTGGCCTCGATACAGACGGACCCACTCAAAGCACGCGACGCGCTGTACAACGCCGGGCTCTATTTCGCCCGCTCGGAGGATTGGGAGAGCGCGATCAAGATCAACCGTTCGTTTTTGCAGCGCTTTCCCACCGACGAATACGCCGACGATGCGGCGTTTGACATCGCCGTGTATTATCAGCGGATGAACGAGCAGGAGCAATCCCTGGACGCGCTGTCCGCTTTTATAAAAAAGTTTCCCGAATCCCCGCGCACGGTGGAGGCCGGTTATCTGCGCGGCCGCCATTTTCATCAGCTGGGCCAGTCGGGCAAAGCGCTGCAGGAATTTCTTCAGGCCGCCAGCCTCAGCGATGCCCTGCACCGCAAAGGCCTGGATCGTAACGAATATTATGCTGCAGAGTCAGAGTTCGCCATCGCCGCGATTCAGACTGAGGCGTTTGACGCCATTGCCTTCCGTCTGCCGCCGGCCGATCTGGCAGCGGCGAAAGAGCAGAAAAAGGAGTTGCTGCTCGAGATTGTCCGCCGTCTGGGCCGTTGCGCCGGTTACGGCACGCCCCGCGTGTATGAGGCCACCCACCTGGTGGGCGTTGCCTATCAACGGTTCGCTGAAACTTGGGCCGCTCAGGAACTGCCGGAGATGGAGAGCAACCGCCGGATCGTCGCTCAGAAGGAGATAAACGACGCCGCTGTGGTCCTCTCTGAACGCGCGGCCGTAGTGTTTCGCAACGCCATCAAGGGATTGTCGCGGTTGAAAGAGAGCTATTATCATGATTTGATCAAAGACATCTCGGACAGCGCTCAGGCGTCCTCCACCGTAGCTCAGGACAGCATTCTACGTATCGCCGACAAATGGATCGACCGTTCAAAGGAAAGACTGACGGAAGTTTATTACAACATGGGCGAATGGCGGTATCAGTCCGCCCTGGCGGTTGAGAACGCCCCGGTTCCCAAAGGGCTCAATGACCTGCAGCGTCTGGTTTATCAGAAACAATTGCTGCAGATCGGCGCCATTCCGCTGCTGCAGCAGGCCTTGGCCAGCCATCAGGCGAACATGCTCTCTGCCGATTCTATGGGCTATGATTCGCCCTGGGTCGCTCTGTCCAGGCAAAAGCTGCTCGCCGTGCACAGCGCCATTCCCAAAGGTTTCAGTCGGTTGGCCATGGAAGGGTTGGCGACCCTTTCGAATCAGTTTGTCAATTATTCCAATCTGATCTACAGCGGCCGCTCCCTGGAGGATCAGCTCGATGCTCTGGCCACTTACGCCAAGGACATGTCCAACATGGTGGATTTTTCCCAGGCCATCATGGACAGCGCCCTGGCGGGCTACCGGCAGACTTTGCTCACGCTGCCGCGC
Encoded here:
- the atpD gene encoding F0F1 ATP synthase subunit beta, coding for RFHSGYSCFAGVGERTREGNDLWLEMQEAGVINMQDLSQSKVSMVFGQMNEPPGARQRVGLSALTLAEYFRDVEHKDVLLFIDNIFRFTQAGSEVSALLGRMPSAVGYQPTLATEMGQLQERITSTKTGSITSVQAIYVPADDLTDPAPATTFSHLDATTVLSRQLAEMSIYPAVDPLDSTSRILDPRVVGEEHYRVARTVQKILQKYKDLQDIIAILGMEELSEEDKLTVNRARRIQRFLSQPFFVAEKFSSFKGRYVKLEDTIRGFSEIIEGKHDDLPEQAFWMVGDIDEAVVKAKQMREA
- a CDS encoding F0F1 ATP synthase subunit epsilon — encoded protein: MEKLFKLEIITPQRVVFSSLVRQVQAPGIGGRFGILYNHTPFLTTLQIGAIEVDTEEGKKWFATSGGFAEVMENKMSILVETAEEAGEIDVQRAQAARERAWKRLHEEKTADIDLARAQAALARAINRLAVAEQRARS
- a CDS encoding tetratricopeptide repeat protein, which codes for MNRFRFHPAFCIWRRVPILLSPGGVVLFLLLLIAVRSSAWAQTSPSPEIPFEERLRYYLDDKTRDAVRDLLAQERQVLQLVQNLHAEIKARGPEGLNADQAGFRQIYAHSDTLIRSYQQELARLVDVYDDLQKLQRVADYRGDERLLNQVADSKQELLASVDDPGLYKKGIYSSRRVGRMLDEYTSELDSLLNIYDALERARGRAQQQNNADALNSISEQQKRLFQVFSGWNKLGPMADTTMLRLRNEAQSLSLVMQQVDSLKESRNAQEARRLDAVKSALLNRVDKNLIDLLTHAGYSLTTYPTVSDYIDAWKKERLLDVRTRLTEYQIIQKRLLETATLDQRDRMLQRELGSLAVNFSTGEYRLAEFQIESIKAQFSPYYSYFVPLNYYLAECKYHRKAYDAARDLYSALAADTGSSRYRAASLIRLMQYAATFNLQQDFLTHYERLLEEPQADAQQRAFAHYMAANRFFIDNNLAASSRAIAAIPRSSEYHMPAQMLLAIVHLNQNDFAKAIPILQSLTDETSFPWTDLQTAYLRNTALLKLGLIYYQRGEFQNALSYFERVSQGFENYDQALIGQAWASLRLGDYDRSLARSSQLLNNFLASQFTYEALTLAGHCKRLLQQPLSALNAYRYIVRSQNEKEKKQAYNLERETAAAHERELNRLESEALEKKQVALYTEIEKIKEQLSGHLEVVNSRTDSGNLLLQDYYDERLELFNQLDDLEAVIEIAEQEDRPDLAEQARKQLARIVRVLETYRSDQEVVNTAFLLDFPLADKEASREYQRTNLTEVVRDLELEKRRLERNVELVSEYQRLSRNKGDAGSRNDLDLLETDLSHLRDRLSVLRKSVADVRPEPVATNAELWNDLAGFGLTDIIYKERSSRLNTIDQYAERLKGIEAVLAERRSEIESRLQGYENDIRRLQDSLLSRKIQLEQLERQTYFDKFYFDKKEQEQEGWEEQLNRTQTP
- a CDS encoding tetratricopeptide repeat protein, with the protein product MVPGQFISHATMRRILIRALLLGCALCGPGRAADTRSASDSARAFLAMRDSVIKSFSLEELERFRSHYAREITRLQNERLELRKRGIRDGELFLSRKPAGKSGDKVMMRLAELYYEQAQDDYQLEMQEYDRLYALYERGQRTTPPTEPQKNISKALDLYVSVVEKYPHGDLVDDAFFNIGFLLEEAGFADSSRAFYEKVVNDFPRSSLIPDALMRLGEYYFNPPVNAVETAITYFERILPFYDSPRYNEALYRLGWCYYRINDYPRAISYFTRLADDIEKARRFDPQQKFTNPSLVDESVEYIGLSFLDYGGAGRAAEYLQKIGGRDYGVQVLKRIGDAYFNEKEDYPNALQAYTLLLTLYPNDALAPVVQNRIVQCHRRLEDQAQAFRSREVLYTAYREGSDWWNRNTDSAVRKRALLQVESALRDNITVLLNRGQETGQIEFFQQAVLQSRKYLDSFAADSSAALIHWNMALTMDTKLKQTQQAFDEYLRISNLYWNSPYQRFAATNAVALARDAALAEIADAERAAQQTVSLADLQKETQNPQGVKFRERMKLEPRQLTAEEQRLAQAYDNYIKLFPHDSETPVFLANAGALYYHRLQYKEALKYFNPLLRHFPGSEEFAQARSAIMESYFGKADFRSAEIIARRIANSDASEETKTRARRRLAESIYLAAEMLAEDNKHLEAGNEYRRVVTEAPNSAFADLALFNAALEYDKANEYNRAIETYGTLLTTQPKSAYVLDAQNNLAFDYVEVRDYRNAALTYERLASIQTDPLKARDALYNAGLYFARSEDWESAIKINRSFLQRFPTDEYADDAAFDIAVYYQRMNEQEQSLDALSAFIKKFPESPRTVEAGYLRGRHFHQLGQSGKALQEFLQAASLSDALHRKGLDRNEYYAAESEFAIAAIQTEAFDAIAFRLPPADLAAAKEQKKELLLEIVRRLGRCAGYGTPRVYEATHLVGVAYQRFAETWAAQELPEMESNRRIVAQKEINDAAVVLSERAAVVFRNAIKGLSRLKESYYHDLIKDISDSAQASSTVAQDSILRIADKWIDRSKERLTEVYYNMGEWRYQSALAVENAPVPKGLNDLQRLVYQKQLLQIGAIPLLQQALASHQANMLSADSMGYDSPWVALSRQKLLAVHSAIPKGFSRLAMEGLATLSNQFVNYSNLIYSGRSLEDQLDALATYAKDMSNMVDFSQAIMDSALAGYRQTLLTLPRWGVDETTAAAFQDSLLSRVFQFADRCELVAADAKERAALAGRRFAQSEDPIFEEALFTFDSNRGTLRHVEKEALERGYHLSKEFAINSRAAKDVLTLLVAVDPENYASAMNLKVEEQLTVSDTTWRAASTYFAGWEGADFNASLWSHVAAADPLDRRAVWLLEPVSDPSDSQVVRLIPVPKMFLRKFFLVSGLPVRGWVSFPAAHAVGVYLNGELIRQTRTADEENKMMEVELTDNLVSGQNLLALEVVKGEGRPPVFQVELRVRQVAGWERSSAVHARQR